A single Candidatus Neomarinimicrobiota bacterium DNA region contains:
- a CDS encoding threonine synthase, producing the protein MDYICTNCKSQVQLSDHPINLCTCGKPLKVIFDWPPMNQQNVIEETDFSLWRYGAVLPEIKEKNTMTLGEGFTSLVSIENEWNVSLYIKDETKNPTGSFKDRGMALAISMAKEQGVKAICLPSAGNAGIAAAAYCEKAGIECHVFLPESIPSSFVKETEKYHASVYLKGGTIAEAGKEMLINKQKHWFDISTLKEPFRVEGKKTMGYEIVEQLGWKYPGVVIYPTGGGTGLIGMWKAFNEMKWLGWVEGNLPRMASIQSSACAPVVTAFENEKMDTKFWDSDSTQALGLNVPGPIGGAWMLNILNESGGTAVSVDEADIEDATSEINARTGINASLEAGVVWLGLKKLLQSGWIQERSTVVVPITGVER; encoded by the coding sequence ATGGATTATATTTGCACTAATTGTAAATCTCAGGTTCAGCTATCTGATCATCCGATAAACCTTTGTACATGTGGAAAACCATTAAAGGTAATTTTTGACTGGCCACCGATGAATCAGCAGAATGTCATTGAAGAAACCGACTTTTCTCTATGGAGGTACGGAGCTGTTTTGCCCGAAATCAAAGAAAAAAATACCATGACTCTTGGAGAGGGATTTACTTCATTAGTTTCAATCGAAAATGAATGGAATGTGTCCTTATATATAAAGGACGAAACTAAAAACCCTACTGGATCCTTCAAAGACCGCGGCATGGCTTTGGCGATATCGATGGCAAAAGAACAAGGCGTAAAAGCTATTTGCCTGCCATCAGCTGGTAATGCAGGAATAGCTGCAGCAGCGTATTGTGAAAAGGCCGGCATTGAATGTCATGTATTCCTTCCGGAATCCATCCCGAGCAGTTTTGTTAAAGAGACAGAAAAGTATCACGCATCCGTTTATTTAAAAGGGGGAACCATTGCGGAAGCGGGAAAAGAAATGTTAATTAATAAACAGAAACATTGGTTTGACATTTCAACCCTTAAAGAACCGTTCCGAGTGGAAGGCAAAAAAACCATGGGGTACGAAATTGTTGAACAACTTGGGTGGAAATACCCGGGTGTGGTGATTTACCCGACCGGAGGCGGCACGGGGCTAATTGGTATGTGGAAAGCATTCAATGAAATGAAATGGCTGGGTTGGGTAGAAGGCAATTTACCAAGAATGGCATCAATTCAATCCTCAGCATGCGCGCCGGTAGTTACTGCATTTGAAAACGAAAAAATGGATACAAAATTTTGGGATTCAGATTCTACGCAGGCTCTGGGATTAAATGTTCCGGGACCAATCGGTGGCGCATGGATGCTGAATATATTGAACGAAAGCGGAGGGACTGCCGTTTCAGTTGACGAGGCAGATATTGAAGATGCGACATCAGAAATTAATGCAAGAACAGGAATCAATGCCTCACTAGAAGCAGGCGTTGTATGGCTTGGGCTGAAAAAGCTTTTGCAATCTGGTTGGATTCAAGAGAGATCAACCGTTGTGGTGCCGATAACAGGTGTAGAACGCTAA